GTCGCCATTTTAGGGCAATCTGTGAGGGGCAAGTGGTCATCCCCCGAAGAAATGGGGATaacctgggaaaaaacccacaggtgTCAAACATCCACAAGCTTCCCAGGTGAGGTGGGACCCTGGCAGCCCCCAGAGCAATGCCATCTCTTCTGGCCTGAGGACAAACCCCGGCATGGGGTGACCGGAGACCACCAGCTCTCAATGGCTCTGggcctgggcagagcagggcagggcctgAGGTGTCCCAGGGCTGTGGAGGACATGGGGgcctcctgctcctggaggaaATGTGCCATGGCTCTTGGAGAACTGGAAGTCATCACTCACAGGTCATCAGAAAAGGGATAATTATCacccccagctcagcctccagaCCAGGGCTGACACACAGGACTCTCGCCATCCCCTCACGGTGGGGTCCTGGCTGGAAGGATCACGGCTCAGGTCAGGCCTTCAGGTAGAGGCTTGGAGAGCCATTCAAGGCACAAGAGGGTCAGCAGCCcaaataaaagggaagaaaattgaAAGAGCAGGCACATTTATGAATCGTGCTAAAACCGGGCcaggagacacttcagagacagagtcagagaagtgggtatttgctttactCGGCGCGCCGGGTGTGTGGGGATCGCTCCTGCACACGCACACACCGGGGCTCCctacaacacagtattatgggttaaattatgaatatgcatcacattccttgggacaggcatggttatacaaattatttcttggAAGTCATTAATAGAATTAGCATACGAGTCACGCATGCGCTGCCTGTCCTGGTGGTCGCGCTGAGGAaggcctctcctcttcctcgggggtctttctgatgaagaCCAGTAGTCTTCCTCACagtgcacttttcacctttctccctgggcatgcgtagtcctttgaggaatgattcagcGGTCTCTGAGATAATCCTTGAGccctctatcttgacaagattagggcGAATTCGGTTTCTTAGGTTTTGTAATTAACATCCgctgtctgaactaacatttgctgtctcccaattgttaacttgtgcttacatgagttagCTATTGACTGCCCCTTCCTCATTTATGAAAAAgtatgtttttttcccaaagcctgTATTGGTAGGTCAGGGCAGTAGACAGAAGGTGGCACAGGTTTGCAGCTGGCACCTGCCCACAGGGCCAGCGAAGGCACCTGGGTGCTTTCCTGTGGCTAAACTGGTTACTGCACTTTCCATTTCCATCAGTTGTTTTGAGGGTAGAGAAAGATATTTTGGGGGCTACAATGAGCCCAGCACCATGGGAGCAACTCCAGCATCTCAACATTTCCCGTGGGCTCCATGCCCATGGCTTACGAAGCTGCAGACCCAGCTGGTCAaaggcccagccctgcctcccatttcaggggaagaaagaggaagagttTTGTCAGGGCTCAACCTGAAATGACGTTTTGCCATTTCTGATTCTTCTCCCAGCATTGGAGAGGAGCAAcatctctgtccctgccacccACTGGCCCTTGGAATGCACACATGAGCCCACGTATCACTTCTGGTGAACCCAAGTGGCCGCGTCAGTTGGAAAGGGCGGCTGTTGTTTCACTGTTGCATTTCTTGGCTTGTTACAGCCTCTCCTGCCTGTACTACAGCCTCTGCTTGAAGACACAAAACTGTCACGATGCCTGGAGGAAAGGCATCAAAAGCTTGACAAAGGCTGAAGGGAACACTGATTACCACTTTTCCCAAGAGGGTTCTTTAGCTGAAGTTGCTAAACGGGACCAGACTTGACACAACGGCATGGGTTTgtggttgttttatttcttgGGTCCTCAGGCCTGCGTGGAACTCGGTAATCGGGTGCTGCAGAGGCTCCGGCAAGGCATCAAAGACGCCTGCCCCATACCCAAGGGTGGCGCAAGATCTCCTCCAGCGCTGGCCTGTCCGCGGGGTGCTTGGACAAACACCAGCGGATCAGATGTTGGCACTCTGGGGAGAGAAGCCAGAAAGCGCCGGTCACTTGCAGaaggctcctgcccagctgctcccagcgcCCACAGGGCCCGGGCCGTGCTGcgtgtgctcagagctgtgccGGCCTCCCGGCTGACTCTGCCCTTTGCGGGACAGCGGCACGGCAGGACACAGGCCACCTCCTTCAGCCAAGCAGGCCACACCGACCCTGTTGTCACGGGCCGCCGCCTGCGGCCAGCCCTTGAGGGCAGATCGACCTCCCGCGGAGCTGCGTGAGGGCCACGCTGGGCTGCGCGGTGCCATCTGCCAAAGCCTGCCTTCTTGAGGCCGGACACCAACCTGGAGAGACCTGCTGCCAGAAGAAGAGCTGCCCCGACACGATGTCACGGTCCTCCTGGAAGGGCATGTTCCCGCAGACCATGACGTACAGCAGCACGCCCAGGGACCAGATGGTTGCTGAATGGCCGTGGTAGCAGCCAAGGCAGATCCACTCGGGTGGGCTGTACGTGTGTGTTCCTAGAGGACACAGGCAGCGCTGTCCAGGCGCAGGCTGCTGGCTTCCAGAGCCTGGTGCCAGCCTCCTGGCGGAAGCAGGGGCTGCACCGGTGGCCACAACTTCCCCCCGGGGCCACCCGGCGTCCCCCAGCCAATTGGCCAAAGCCAGGAAACCATTCTGCAAGGCAAACAAGGGCAGCGGAGCAGCCCAAGCCCTTGCGGGCCTGCCAAGCCGAGCGGCCGGCGCCTGGCTTTTGCAGCCCCGCTCTGTGGGCAGGGCCGGCAGCCGGCTCCTGGGGCACAGCATCTGGCCCGTGCCAAAGGGCAGCCGGCAGCCGGCTGAATGCCGCACCCCGCAGCCCAGGAGGGAGCGGGGCCGTGCAGTGcctgacactgggagcagggcccggcCTGTGGGCTCACCGGCAAATCGCGTGAAGGCCTGCTCCTGGAGGAAGGTGCCGCAACCGAAGTCGATGAGCTTCAGGTCGCCACTCTCCGGGTCCACGAGGAGGTTCTCCGGCTTGATGTCCCGGTGCAGGACGCCGCAGGCGGTGCAGTGCCGCacggcctccagcacctggcagaAAAGCCAGCGCGCCATCTCCTCGCACAGGaacccctgctccagcaggaaggcCAGGAGATCCTGCGATGACTCCGGACGCTCCATCACCAGCAGGAAGCTGTCAGGCAGCTCAAACCAGTCGAGGAGCTGGATGATGTTGTGGCAGCCAGAGCCCACCTTCTCCATGAGCACGATCTCCATAGGAACACGGGTGCCGTCGGGCTGTGAGGAGGAGACAGTGCCTCCAGCAGGCCTGATGCTGCCCTGTGGCTCCGCTGCCCCGTGCCTGGGATACCCCAGTGCCCCCTTGGGCAGCCTCCCTGGTGCTTGGGCTTCCTCCCGCCCAGGGGATGCTTAGGGGGTGcccccctgcccggccccaCCACCGGTGTTCGGCATCCCCGGGCCCGCCATGCTCCGGCTCGCACGCTGAGCCCAcgcccgctccccccgccctgCGCCGCCTCCCGCCCTCGGGGCCCGGCCTTATCCctgcccgccgcgccccgctcTGTCGCGGTGGCCCcgctcactcaccagctcgTACCACTGCAGGACGCTCTCCCGGGCCACGcgtttgatggccacctgcaagcCCACGAGACACGGGGCTGAGCTCAagccctgccccgccccgcccctggCCCTCCTCCCGCGCCCCGCCGTCCCGGCCACTTACCGGGCTCCCGTCCGAGAGGCGGATGCCCGAGAAAACGGTGCCGAAGCCACCGCTGCCCAGCTGCGGGCCCAGCTGgtacagctcctgcagcttcttCTTTTGCCCTGCGACCGAGACCGAGCCATCAGCCTTGCGCCCAGGGCCCCCCCGGCCGAGTGCCCGCGAGTGAAGCGGGCCGAGCCACCGCGGGCCACGTTGCTCTGACCTGCTTCCTGCTGCGCGCCGGGCAGCGGCCACCGCCTTGCAGCCGTCGGGCTGGCGAgcggcagagctggggcaggggagcgcGCAGAGGCGGCTGCAGGAGCCggagggcagcggggcagggcggcacCGTCGCTGTCCCCGGCGTCGTGGGCTGGACTCTGCTGTTGAGGACTGCCGGGGCTACAGCCCGAGGACTCGCACAGGGGGGTGTCAGGAGCAGCTGCAAACCAGAGAGGAGTTTTTTGAAGCCGTGGCCTCAGAAGCAATGGAAACAGCCAGGGACACGGCTGCTCTCACGGGCCCGggccctggcctggcctggggaTGCCCCTCAAGAGCCCCGAGGGAGCCTCAGACAGCTCCTCAGAAGATCTCACCTGCTACCAGAAAGGCCTTCCTGGTAGTCGGTGGCCATCTCGGAGCAGCTTCCTGGAGATGGACGAGCCTCCTGGGTCTCTTGAGGGTCGTCTCCGCCACCAGGCACGGGCTGTTGCCAGCTGGCACAGCCGGCACAGCgtcctgggagctgtgggccGGCAACTGCTGGCTCCAGCTCGCTGCTCCGCCACCTGCTCCTGAGAAGGCTCCCCTGGATCGGGCTGGGCTCCCACTTGGACTTCTGGGCTTTCCCTGGCCACGTCAGTTGTCAGGGTTGCGCCCGTGTTGTTGAAGTCCGTGAGTCCAAGGGAGCTGGGAGACCCGTCCACAGGCTCTGCACCTTCTGCAGGCTGACAGGTCTCACTGAGCGTCTGCGGGGGATAGAGGCTGTCAGAGATAGCCGAGGCTCGTGGCAGGATGGAGGATCTCTGACAGCCTGAGCTTCTTGCCTGTACGGTGGGTCTCTCACGGTGTGCCATCCTTGCAAGGGTTGAGGCTCTCCCAGGGATGGAGAAtcttgctgggagcagcctcttGAAGGGATGGaggctcctggaggagctggacgagccacagcagggcaggtggcctcgcttcagcagctcctccagttCTTTCCACAACGCCTGCCACATCCCAGAGTAGAGCGGCACCCATGTCCCATTgtgagcccagagcagcagcatcagttcctgcagctcctgggccaCTGCCACGCAGGGGCcgcagctgcaggggctgtgcagggggcTCGCAGGAGCACGTGGCCGCTTGCGAGGGGTCGCCCGAGGCCTGGAGGACCTGGGAGCCACAGGGGCTCCTCGCTTCCTCCGTGAGCCTCTGGGCTGCACCCCGGGGCGCTTGCGCCTCTTTGTTCTCCATGCCTGCCGCCTCCGTGGTTGCCAGTGGCCAACTGCCCACCAGACAGCCacagtggccagcagcaggaaaagcacaaTCACCAGGACGCCACCGTCACACATGGCTCCGGCACGTCCCATCGCGACTGCACTGGCAGCTGTAGGTGCTGGCCTGTGTTACACAGCGACTGCGTGGTGATGTCACAGTGCTGTGGGCCAGGACAGCCGTGtgacatcccagccctgcctctcgCCAGCGCTCAGCCCCTTTGTGCCgtcacagccctgtgcccaccTCAGGGATCAGCAGAACCAGCTCATCTCTGAAGATGCACATGGCCAGAAAAAGCCTGGCAGTAAGACCAGGAGCTCAGCCTGCTGCAGTGAATCATTCCCTGCAGCAAGTGGCACATCATGAAgagtgctgctgccaccagtGTCAAGCCCATGGCTCCCAGGACACTGCAGCGGTACCAACTGGAAACACTCTCTGTGCCTTAGAAGATCTTCCAGAGCCAAAGGGAGTTGAAGTTCCTGTGTCTCTGGGGAGCTCTCCTGAACTGGCTGTCGAGGGCAGGAAGAGTTTTCTGTAACAGCTCACCGACTTCTGCGTTGCCTCTGTTCTAAATAAGTCAGGATTTCCCAAGGAGCGCTCATGGTGCTCCCACTGCTCTGGTTTTGACGGGCATAGGGCTCCTTTTTTCCCAATTGCTGACACACGCTGGGTTCAGATTCACGATGGGAATGCTGTGGATCAAACAGGGGTGGTTTGGtttctgctgagcagggcttgcccTCTTCAAGGACTTTGCAGTGTCCCTTGGTACAATGCATGTTTTccactgggaagggagggaggagtgttgaagacagaggcaaagaatgcattaaacacctgtgctgtgtccctgtccctgtttgTGAGGTGACCATCCACATCCTGGAAGGGGGACAATGTTATTTCTACAATGTTTTTTCcaataatatatttaaaaacactCTTTTTATTGTGCCCCACATTTCTGGCCAccttcctctccagctgagctttCGCTGCACCAAAGTTCTCCCTACAGTGGCAAGAAACATCTCTGTGGAAGGAATGAGAAGGAGGTGTCTTTACAAACTATCTGTGGGCATGATGGTAGATAAAGCCAGATACTGATAGGTGAAAGAAGCAAAGGGAGgaaccataaattccatagGAATTCCACTAATTGACACAGACTGTTACTCACTCAAGACTCTGCTGATCCCTGGATTTAGAGCAAAAGAACAGAGACACAATGAAAAGAATGAGGGTGGGGGGTACACATTAGAAAGGGGGTTTGTATTAAGCCAttcgggaagtctgtacctctcaagtacttcagccagtggggaaagagagagggaaatacAGCTGggaaattaggagaaaaagaaagctgtgtCCTCTAGCAATTTGAGAGATCCCGTGGGAAAtgcccatggcctctccctttattcaaataaagttaCAGGACTGCTCTGTCTCTTGCTTGGACATAAACCTGTGGTGTTTGTGGGttaattttcctgacatctGTATTCTTCTGCTGACCTTCCTTCCACTGGGCACACAGCTTCCTTTTCCATCCTCTTTCCCAGAGAAGATGCCTTCTGCCTCGCCTGCTTGGCCTCCGACATTTGGGAATcgcctgctcctgtgcccttaGGAGGTGATGTTTCAAAATTGACCAGCACTGATGGaccccagcacctgcagaaaCATTGTCCCTGGAGACCCTGCTTACCAGTTTCCTGAGCAGTCTGAAGTCTGCTCTCCTCATGCCCTGAGCTGAGGTTTTGCTGGCCCTTTTCCTCTTGTCAGAGGTTTGAAACTCGATTTATCTGTGGTTGCTGTGGCCAAGACGGCCGCCAGTCCCCACTTGGCTCAGGGCATGTGGGACTCAGACGGcggcctggctccagaggggctgagCTGGAGAGTCCTGGGCTGTGGGGGGCTCCCCCCTCACCTGGGAGGAGGCTCCCTGGGGAGGAAGAAGGGTCTGGCATGAGCCACAAGGCCCCTGGCCAGGGGACGGTAGCGGGGGACATGTCCGTAGCGGATGCTGTCTGGGAGGAGCgtttgctgctgcagcctctaAGGAGAATGCCCGCTGTTTCTATTGTGGCGAACTTGGACACTTTATAAAGGACTGCCCACAATGGTCACCCACCCAGGACCATCGTGCCGCCTACCAAAGGCACCAGAGAcagcaacagcaccagcagcgtCCAAAAAACGTCTATCGGAGCGCGGTGTCACGGCCCCGCGCCCAGACAACAAATCAAAGACCATACTACCCCACCTCAGCTGTGAACTCCACATCGGACCACCGAGAGCAGACAGCTGGACCTCGCCCGGCATCATCATCCCAGGCGATCCCAGAACACATGAGAAGGATCCAACACACAGAGCGCTACCGATCGGAACGAGACGCCAACTGGTAACATCACTGCCGTTTAACTTTGTTGACAAGTGTTTTTATCGTATTCCCACAGGAAAGTATGGACCGCATGACGGCCCATGGGACATTCTTATCCTAAGCCATACCATCCATGGTCCAGAACAACCCTTTGTATTACCTGAGATACAAACAGTGCACCCTGGACAAGAGATTCTtgtccagctttgctgcacggacacacctttctttctcccacagggaacaccGATTGCTCAAGCTTTTTACTTCCACAGAACCACCCAGAACAGCTTCCCCTCAATCCTACAGCAATGTGGATAGAGATTGTGGGCTCAAACAAACCGACCATCGAGTGCAGCTTGTTCTGTAAAGGAGAGAGGGTCTactgcccagggatgctggacaCCGGAGCAGATGTGACCATCATCGCCTGCTCCAAGTGGCCAGGGAATTGGGAACTGGAGCCAGTGGCAGGTATGATCTCCAGGATTGGTGGAGTTGCAGTATCCATGAGGAGCAAATGAAATGTTGTCATTGAAGGACCTGAGGGCAAGATAGCTACCACCCGACCATTCGAGGTAAGAGCCCCCATCACCTTATGGGGCAGAGACCTTCTATCCCAGTGGGATGCCACTCTTACCATTCCCAGCCAGGATTTCTGACTGGGGCCACTGAGAAACGCGCGCTGCCATCTACCCCCCCGCTCACCTGGAAGACTGACAACCCAAAATGGACAAGGCAGTGGCCCCTTGATAAAGAAAAACTCAGCGCGCTGGAAGCCCTGGTGGAGGAGCAACTTGCCAAAGGTCATATCACTGAGACTACAAGTCCTTGGAATTCCCCTGTCTTTGTACTGAAAAAGCCCGGCACAAACAAATGGAGACTACTCCATGACCTATGAAAGATCAATGAGGTCATTGAAGACATGGGCCCCCTCCAACCCGGCCTGCCATCACCATCAATGCTGCCCTGAGACTGGCTGCTGGCCATCATAGACattaaagactgtttctttaACATCCCGCTCCATCCCCAGGACGCACCACGGTTCgccttctccatcccctctcttAACGATGAAGCCCCACTCAGAAGATACCATTGGCTCGTCCTCCCACAAGGCATGAAGAACAGCCCgaccatctgccagtggtacGTCGCCCACATTCTATCCCCCATCAGGAGCCTGTTTCCAGAAGCAATCATTTACCACTATATGGATGACATACTAATCTGTGCATCAGAAAAAACTTACTTGGACAGAACTCTTAAAAAGACAATTGAAACCATAGAAGAAGCAGGGTTCGAGATTCGTGAGGACAAAGTGCAGCACTCCAGCCCATGGACTTACCTTGGCCTCCAGATCCGTGAGAGAACCATCGTACCCCAGCAACTCTCCATCAAAAAGGACCCTAAAACCCTAAGGGACTTACACAGCCTGTGTGGATCCATAAATTGGATACGCCCCCTACTGGGAGTCACAAAGGAAGACCTTGATTCCCTCTTCAACCTCCTCCACGGCAGCAAAGACTTGGACTCTCCATGCGTCCTCACACCTGAAGCCCGAGATACCATCACTAAAGTTCAAGAAGCCCTGTCTTCACGCCAAGCCCATCGCGTTGAACCCAGCCTGCCTCTTCAGTTTGCAGTTTTGGGTAAAGCTCCCTGTTTCCATGGACTGATCTTCCAATGGGACCCTAAACTCAGAGACCCTTTGCTGATActtgaatgggtcttcacaagCCATCAACCTACAAAGACATTAACCACCTTCCAAGAAGTAATGgctcatttaataaaaaaggccAGAACTCATCTCCGCTCTCTTGCAGGGTGTGAGTTCACATGCATATACTTGCCATTGACCACTGAAGATCTGAGGCTGTTGCTCCGGACCAATGAGAGCCTCCAGTTAGCCCTAGATAGCTAAACAGGCCAAATTTCCGTTCACATGCCAAAACATAGACTTTTCTACCGTGAAGCAGCTTTTAAATTGAttccaaaattaatccaaagtAGAAAACCTCTTAAAGCTCTGACCATCTTTACCGATGGTTCGTCACATCGGTCTGTCATGACATGGAGACAACCCAATACCCAGAAATGGGAATCTGATATCCAAATAGTAGAGGGATCTCCACAGATTgctgaattagcagctgttgtcAGAGCCTTTGAGAAGTTTAAAGATGAACCTTTTAATCTGGTCACAGATTCGGCTTATGTCGCTGGCATAGCTATGAGGGCTGAACATGCTTTTCTAAAGGAGGTCTCCAACCAAAAATTATACCAATTGGTTTCTACATTAATCCATTTAATCTCGCACAGAAAACAGCCTTACTACAttatgcatgtgaggtcacacacTGACCTCCCTGGTCCCATAGCcgaagggaacaggagagcagatgcaCTGGCCATGCCAGCAGAGACTGCAAACATCCCTGACATCTTTGCCCAGGCAAAGTTGTCACATgcattttttcaccaaaacattCCTGCACTCGTCAGAATGTTCAAGCTTTCAAAAGATCAAGCAAAAGCTATCATTGCAACGTG
The Corvus hawaiiensis isolate bCorHaw1 chromosome 12, bCorHaw1.pri.cur, whole genome shotgun sequence DNA segment above includes these coding regions:
- the LOC125332341 gene encoding serine/threonine-protein kinase pim-2-like; this translates as MGRAGAMCDGGVLVIVLFLLLATVAVWWAVGHWQPRRRQAWRTKRRKRPGVQPRGSRRKRGAPVAPRSSRPRATPRKRPRAPASPLHSPCSCGPCVAVAQELQELMLLLWAHNGTWTLSETCQPAEGAEPVDGSPSSLGLTDFNNTGATLTTDVARESPEVQVGAQPDPGEPSQEQVAEQRAGASSCRPTAPRTLCRLCQLATARAWWRRRPSRDPGGSSISRKLLRDGHRLPGRPFCPGSPQQQSPAHDAGDSDGAALPRCPPAPAAASARSPAPALPLASPTAARRWPLPGAQQEAGQKKKLQELYQLGPQLGSGGFGTVFSGIRLSDGSPVAIKRVARESVLQWYELPDGTRVPMEIVLMEKVGSGCHNIIQLLDWFELPDSFLLVMERPESSQDLLAFLLEQGFLCEEMARWLFCQVLEAVRHCTACGVLHRDIKPENLLVDPESGDLKLIDFGCGTFLQEQAFTRFAGTHTYSPPEWICLGCYHGHSATIWSLGVLLYVMVCGNMPFQEDRDIVSGQLFFWQQVSPECQHLIRWCLSKHPADRPALEEILRHPWVWGRRL